Genomic window (Chloroflexota bacterium):
CCCGGCATCCAGTTCGCACAGCAGGCGGTGGCGAACTTTGTGGAAAGTGGCGAGCTGGGCCCTCTCAAGATGGTGGGCGCTACCTGCTTTCTGGGCGACTGGCTGAACAACCCCGGGAAACCCATCGAAAGCGGCGAGCCGCCCCTCGTCAACGATCTGGAACCGACCTTCCCGGCTTTTCTTTCCCGAGATCAACGAGGAATCTACGACCATTTTCTGAACATCTATGCCCACAATGTCAACCTGTTGCACTTCCTGTTACCGGGTGGGCCCATGGTCTGCCGTTCGGCCCATCGCGGCGGCCAGTCCTTCCTGGTGGCCCTGCGCCACGAGGATGTGCTGGTCAGTCTCCGGGGCACCCCCAGCCACAGCCACCATTGGGAAGAGCAGACCTCGCTGGTTTTCGGGGGTGGGCGGGTGGAGATTCGCTCGGCGACTCCGTTGAATCGCCAACAGGTGGCACAGGTCAGCATCTGGCGGGAGGTGGCTGGCGTCTGGTCGGAGCAGCGGCTGTTCCCGCCGGTCGAGTGGGCCTTTCACCAGCAGGCTCAGGCTTTTGTGGCGGCCATTGTCCACGGCAGCGACCTTCCCACCAGCGGGGATCGTTGTCTGGCCGATGTGCTGCTCATGGAGGACATCTTTCGCAAGTTGCAGGAGGGGTAACCGATGAAGGAGAACCTTGGGAAGCTCGACCGCACCAGGTTCGAGAAGGCCCACGCCGATACCATGTTCGTACAGCGCATCTTCCCCGATCTTGAGCCCGATCAGATCCGGGAAAACGTGTTTGCCTATGCTCCCTGCTGGGGGATCCTCGACCCCGGCATGACCATGGAGCGACACCGCCATCCTATCCCCGAGTTCTACGTGTTTGTGCAGGGCAGCGGGCAGATGTTGTTAGGTGCGGACGTGTTCGATGTGGCCGCGGGCATGAGCGTCAACATTCCCCGGAACATGGACCACGAGGTGACCAATCCTGCCGCGGCCGTGGAGCCGCTGATCTGGGTCTCTATCGGTTTGGCGGCGTAACCCGCCTCAGTTCCCCGCTTCCTCGCCCGGCGCCCGCCACTCGTGGCGCAGTAGACCGTAGACCAGCATGTCGTGGCGTTGTCCATCGCGATGCACAAACTCTCGCATCGCGCCCTCCTTCTGAAAACCGAGGCTTTCGTAGAGGGCAATGGCTCGTTGATTATAACTGAAGACGGTGATGCCAATGCGGTGCAGGTTCAGCTCTTGAAAGGCAAAGCGCAGGATCAACGCCAGTGCCTCGCGGCCATAGCCGCGGCCCCAAGCGTCTCGGTTCCCGA
Coding sequences:
- a CDS encoding cupin domain-containing protein codes for the protein MKENLGKLDRTRFEKAHADTMFVQRIFPDLEPDQIRENVFAYAPCWGILDPGMTMERHRHPIPEFYVFVQGSGQMLLGADVFDVAAGMSVNIPRNMDHEVTNPAAAVEPLIWVSIGLAA